A stretch of Castanea sativa cultivar Marrone di Chiusa Pesio chromosome 2, ASM4071231v1 DNA encodes these proteins:
- the LOC142625877 gene encoding protein DJ-1 homolog D: MANSNTKAQRRVLLLCGDYMEDYEAMVPFQALLAFGVSVDAVCPGKKAGDICRTAIHQASAHQTYSESRGHNFTINATFDEIEFTKYDGLVISGGRAPEYLAMNSVVLDLVSNFSNSGKPIASICHGQLILAAAGSVKGRKCTAYPTVGPVLVAAGAHWVEPETMSACVVDGNVITAATYEGHPKLIQHFVKALGGTITGSDKRILFLCGDYMEDYEVTVPFQSLQALGCHVDAVCPKKKAGDACPTAVHDFEGDQTYSEKPGHNFTLTASFEGLNTSSYDALVIPGGRAPEYLALNESVIALVKEFMEIKKPVASICHGQQILSAANVLKGRKCTAYPAVKLNVVLSGATWLEPDPIDRCFTDGNLVTGAAWPGHPEFISQFMALLGVRVSF; this comes from the exons ATGGCGAATTCCAATACTAAGGCTCAGAGAAGAGTTCTGCTACTATGCGGTGACTACATGGAAGATTATGAG GCAATGGTTCCATTTCAAGCATTGCTGGCATTTGGAGTTTCGGTTGATGCCGTTTGCCCAGGCAAGAAAGCTGGTGATATTTGCCGCACTGCTATTCATCAGGCATCTGCTcatcag ACTTACTCTGAGTCGCGTGGTCACAATTTCACAATCAATGCAACATTTgatgaaattgaatttacaaAATATGATGGCTTGGTGATTTCCGGAGGACGGGCTCCAGAATATCTTGCTATGAATTCAGTTGTTTTAGACTTGGTCAGCAACTTTTCCAACTCTGGGAAACCAATTGCCTCTATCTGCCATGGGCAATTGATCTTGGCAGCTGCAGGATCAGTTAAAGGTCGGAAGTGCACTGCGTACCCTACTGTGGGACCTGTTCTTGTTGCTGCAGGTGCTCATTGGGTAGAACCTGAAACCATGTCAGCATGTGTTGTTGATGGCAATGTCATTACTGCAGCTACATATGAAGGGCATCCCAAGCTCATCCAGCATTTTGTGAAGGCACTAGGAGGCACCATAACTGGCTCAGATAAGAGGATCTTGTTTCTTTGTGGG GATTACATGGAAGATTATGAGGTAACTGTCCCTTTTCAGTCCCTTCAAGCCTTAGGATGCCATGTTGATGCAGTTTGCCCAAAGAAGAAGGCTGGTGATGCCTGCCCAACTGCTGTCCATGATTTTGAAGGTGACCAGACTTATAGTGAGAAGCCAGGCCATAATTTCACTCTAACTGCTAGCTTTGAAGGTTTAAACACCTCAAGTTATGATGCCCTTGTAATCCCTGGAGGTCGAGCTCCAGAATATTTGGCATTGAATGAGTCAGTCATTGCCTTGGTGAAGGAATTTATGGAGATCAAGAAGCCAGTTGCATCCATCTGCCATGGGCAGCAGATTTTATCTGCTGCTAACGTTCTTAAG GGGAGAAAATGTACTGCATATCCAGCCGTGAAGCTTAATGTGGTCCTGTCAGGCGCTACATGGTTGGAACCTGATCCAATAGATCGTTGCTTCACTGATGGAAATCTAGTAACTGGAGCTGCATGGCCAGGGCATCCAGAGTTCATTTCCCAGTTCATGGCTTTGCTTGGTGTGCGAGTATCATTCTAG